The following coding sequences are from one Neodiprion lecontei isolate iyNeoLeco1 chromosome 7, iyNeoLeco1.1, whole genome shotgun sequence window:
- the LOC124295522 gene encoding THAP domain-containing protein 5-like isoform X2, producing MSTCVFCKTKQSKYRGRSFHKFPVKDVLRVQHWLEEMKRKDWKPNRNSTLCSAHFTNDCFDRTGFLITLKKNSVPTIFDIPKSECSSCHRLKEYGRGYSFFKFPLDEPDIMKQWIANINIGPWSPSSDSFLCSDHFELSCFQKKSKNYITLRKGSIPTLFAPL from the exons ATGAGTACCTgcgttttttgcaaaacaaagcAATCAAAATATCGTGGGCGATCATTTCACAA ATTTCCCGTGAAAGATGTGTTGCGCGTTCAGCATTGGTTAGAAGAAATGAAGAGGAAGGACTGGAAGCCAAACCGAAATAGCACATTGTGTTCAGCTCATTTTACAAATGACTGCTTTGATAGGACAGGATTCctaattacattgaaaaaaaacagtgtACCAACTATATTTGACATCCCAAAATCAGAGTGTTCATCTTGTCACCGATTAAAGGAATATGGACGTGGCTATTCATTCTTCAA GTTCCCATTGGATGAACCTGATATTATGAAGCAATGGATcgcaaatataaacattgGACCGTGGTCTCCATCAAGTGATAGCTTTCTGTGTTCCGACCACTTTGAACTCTCTTGCTttcagaagaaaagtaaaaattatataactttACGAAAAGGCAGTATCCCAACGTTATTTG CTCCACTTTGA
- the LOC124295522 gene encoding THAP domain-containing protein 5-like isoform X1 — MSTCVFCKTKQSKYRGRSFHKFPVKDVLRVQHWLEEMKRKDWKPNRNSTLCSAHFTNDCFDRTGFLITLKKNSVPTIFDIPKSECSSCHRLKEYGRGYSFFKFPLDEPDIMKQWIANINIGPWSPSSDSFLCSDHFELSCFQKKSKNYITLRKGSIPTLFGENLQQTEFQDESDRPTTVNVTKLHDHLHICT; from the exons ATGAGTACCTgcgttttttgcaaaacaaagcAATCAAAATATCGTGGGCGATCATTTCACAA ATTTCCCGTGAAAGATGTGTTGCGCGTTCAGCATTGGTTAGAAGAAATGAAGAGGAAGGACTGGAAGCCAAACCGAAATAGCACATTGTGTTCAGCTCATTTTACAAATGACTGCTTTGATAGGACAGGATTCctaattacattgaaaaaaaacagtgtACCAACTATATTTGACATCCCAAAATCAGAGTGTTCATCTTGTCACCGATTAAAGGAATATGGACGTGGCTATTCATTCTTCAA GTTCCCATTGGATGAACCTGATATTATGAAGCAATGGATcgcaaatataaacattgGACCGTGGTCTCCATCAAGTGATAGCTTTCTGTGTTCCGACCACTTTGAACTCTCTTGCTttcagaagaaaagtaaaaattatataactttACGAAAAGGCAGTATCCCAACGTTATTTG GTGAAAACTTGCAGCAGACCGAATTTCAGGATGAATCCGATCGGCCCACCACAGTGAATGTAACCAAATTACATGATCACCTACACATTTGTACCTGA
- the LOC124295522 gene encoding THAP domain-containing protein 1-like isoform X3 — MKRKDWKPNRNSTLCSAHFTNDCFDRTGFLITLKKNSVPTIFDIPKSECSSCHRLKEYGRGYSFFKFPLDEPDIMKQWIANINIGPWSPSSDSFLCSDHFELSCFQKKSKNYITLRKGSIPTLFGENLQQTEFQDESDRPTTVNVTKLHDHLHICT, encoded by the exons ATGAAGAGGAAGGACTGGAAGCCAAACCGAAATAGCACATTGTGTTCAGCTCATTTTACAAATGACTGCTTTGATAGGACAGGATTCctaattacattgaaaaaaaacagtgtACCAACTATATTTGACATCCCAAAATCAGAGTGTTCATCTTGTCACCGATTAAAGGAATATGGACGTGGCTATTCATTCTTCAA GTTCCCATTGGATGAACCTGATATTATGAAGCAATGGATcgcaaatataaacattgGACCGTGGTCTCCATCAAGTGATAGCTTTCTGTGTTCCGACCACTTTGAACTCTCTTGCTttcagaagaaaagtaaaaattatataactttACGAAAAGGCAGTATCCCAACGTTATTTG GTGAAAACTTGCAGCAGACCGAATTTCAGGATGAATCCGATCGGCCCACCACAGTGAATGTAACCAAATTACATGATCACCTACACATTTGTACCTGA